From Entelurus aequoreus isolate RoL-2023_Sb linkage group LG22, RoL_Eaeq_v1.1, whole genome shotgun sequence, one genomic window encodes:
- the LOC133639375 gene encoding phospholipid-transporting ATPase ABCA1-like, giving the protein MAVSTQLGLLLWKNFTYRRRQTIQLLIEIIWPLFIFFILISVRIHYPPYEQHECHFPNKAMPSAGTLPWVQGIICNANNPCFRNPTPGETPGVVGNFNDSIISRLFNDAKKILLYTQNDKSYEGYRGLLRALHKLQKNTARFKLKDFLKDNETLSHFLHHNASLPRHALKQIVEADVNLEKVLTKGFGFHLRDLCNTTPLEEFVHIADRNVSRLTQEIICKSSKDWLNKAQSHFLSNLDFLKPIRKDVKSDPRIVQEVSAATDYLLESLGELAVELASMKSWKDMRNEILYLTVNATGSPNQMYQAVSRIVCGHPEGGGLKIKSLNWYEDNNYKALFGNHGNDNDSDPISAYDNTSTPYCNSMMRNLESSPISRMIWRALKPLLMGKILYTPDTPATQRIIHEVNKTFQELGLLRDLGGMWDEMKPKVWNFMENSEEIDLVRTLLQNNASATFLNTQLSGTEWRVSDLSRFLSKSVVDQKAAGSAYTWREVFNETDQAIQTITRFMECVNLDKLEPVANEERLVNKSMGLLDNQKFWAGIVFPDIAHGNSSDLPSNVNYKIRMDIDNVERTNKIKDGYWDPGPRADPFEDLRYIWGGFSYLQDVIEQGIIRAVTGSKEKTGVYIQQMPYPCYVDDIFLRVMSRSMPLFMTLAWMYSVAIIIKGVVYEKEARLKETMRIMGLNNGILWLSWFISSLIPLLISAGLLVMLLKTGNLLPYSDSGVVFLFLSSFGVVTIMQCFLISTLFSRANLAAACGGIIYFTLYLPYVLCVAWQDYIGYGAKLVVSLLSPVAFGFGCEYLSLFEEQGVGIQWSNLLASPLEEDSYNLTTSICLMLFDAVLYGLMTWYIEAVFPGQYGIPRPWYFPFTKTYWCGEKENQNLSTPLSTKGNADAVCIEEEPSHIEPGVYIENLVKVYSHGNKLAVDGLSLRFYEGQITSFLGHNGAGKTTTMSILTGLFPPTSGTAYILGKDIRSELSTIRQNLGVCPQHNVLFSMLTVEEHIWFYGRLKGLPVEMVKAEMEQIVNDVGLPHKRQSRTSTLSGGMQRKLSVALAFVGGSKVVILDEPTAGVDPYARRGIWDLLLKYRQGRTIILSTHHMDEADILGDRIAIISHGKLCCVGSSLFLKTQLGTGYYLTLVKRDYDLALQSCRNSASTVSYIKKTEKEDSVSESSSDAGLGSEPESETTTIDVSLISNVIFKHVSEARLVEDVGHELTYILPYQSAKDGAFVELFHELDDRLTDLGISSYGISDTTLEEIFLKVAEDSGVDAVELSDGVVPTRTRRRHAFGDHQSCLKPFTEDDFDFNDSEESRETDWLSGIDGKGSYQVKGWSLKRQQFVALLWKRFLYARRSRKGFFAQIVLPAVFVCIALVFSLIVPPFGKYPSLALDPGMYGEQFTFISNDLPEDPHTNKLIGALTDKPGYGTRCMEGQPIADTPCAAMEDEWSVPQVPQSLRDIFDKGNWSMENPSPLCECSCEGRKRMLPECPSGAGGLPPPQIRLSDKDTLQNVTGRNVSDYLVKTYAQIIGKSLKNKIWVNEFRYGGFSLGARGSQLQAHSDQIDDAIALLRRRFHLERGTAADRFFRSLSNFIQGLNTNNNVKIWFNNKGWHSIGSFLNVMNNGILRASLPPGKDPARFGITAFNHPLNLTKEQLSQVALMTTSVDVLVSICVIFAMSFVPASFVVFLIQERVNKAKHMQFISGVQPFLYWLANFVWDMCNYIVPATLVIIIFVCFQQDAYVSSTNLPVLALLLLLYGWSITPLMYPASFFFKIPSTAYVVLTSVNILIGINGSVSTFVLELFGGNEIGGINDILKNVFLIFPHFCLGRGLIDMVKNQAMADALERFGENRFRSPLAWDMVGKNLFAMAIEGVIFFCITVLIQYHFCFKARSSSSHLKPIGEEDEDVARERQRILSGGGQSDILELRQLTKIYKRKQKPAVDRLCVGIPPGECFGLLGVNGAGKTSTFKMLTGDSVVTSGEAYLAGKSVTTEIDEVHQNMGYCPQFDAINDLLTGREHLEFYAILRGVPEKEVCEVAEWGIRKLGLIKYVDKKAGSYSGGNMRKLSTAIALIGGPPVVFLDEPTTGMDPKARRALWNAILSIIKEGRSVVLTSHSMEECEALCTRMAIMVNGRFRCLGSVQHLKNRFGDGYTIILRVAGPDPDLRPVREFIEQELPGSNLKEKHRNMLQYQLPSSLTSLARIFSLLATNKEALRIEDYSVSQTTLDQVFVNFAKDQSDEDHLKDVHLSKRDAVVVDISQLNSFLMDNKTKESCV; this is encoded by the exons GTTTCAAGCTGAAGGACTTTTTGAAAGATAACGAAACCCTCTCCCACTTCTTGCATCACAACGCCTCGCTTCCCCGTCACGCGCTGAAGCAGATCGTAGAGGCTGACGTCAATCTGGAAAAG GTTCTGACTAAGGGTTTTGGCTTCCATCTCAGAGACTTGTGTAACACAACACCTCTGGAGGAGTTTGTCCATATTGCTGACCGCAATGTATCTCGCCTGACGCAAGAGATTATCTGCAAGTCGTCCAAGGACTGGCTGAACAAGGCCCAAAGCCACTTCCTGTCGAACCTGGACTTCCTCAAGCCCATTCGA AAAGACGTAAAGTCGGATCCCAGGATAGTTCAGGAAGTCTCAGCTGCAACGGATTATCTTCTGGAGAGTCTAGGAGAACTGGCTGTGGAG CTTGCCAGCATGAAGAGTTGGAAAGACATGCGAAATGAGATCCTGTATCTCACTGTGAATGCCACAGGCTCTCCGAATCAGATGTACCAGGCTGTGTCACGTATTGTCTGTGGTCACCCCGAGGGGGGCGGCCTTAAAATCAAGTCCCTCAATTGGTATGAGGATAACAACTACAAGGCGCTGTTTGGAAACCATGGCAACGACAACGACAGCGATCCTATTTCCGCATACGACAACACATCCA cTCCTTACTGTAACAGCATGATGCGAAACTTGGAATCCAGTCCCATATCCAGGATGATCTGGAGAGCTTTGAAGCCTTTGCTCATGGGAAAGATCCTCTACACCCCAGATACTCCAGCGACTCAGAGGATAATCCATGAG GTGAACAAGACTTTCCAGGAGCTGGGCCTGTTAAGGGACCTCGGAGGAATGTGGGATGAGATGAAGCCCAAAGTATGGAACTTCATGGAGAACAGTGAGGAGATAGACTTAGTCAGG ACATTGCTCCAAAATAACGCCAGCGCCACTTTCTTGAATACTCAACTCAGTGGGACTGAGTGGCGCGTGTCCGACCTGTCGCGCTTCCTCTCCAAGTCCGTGGTAGACCAAAAAGCTGCAGGATCAGCATACACCTGGAGAGAGGTCTTCAACGAAACGGACCAGGCCATCCAGACCATTACCCGCTTCATGGAG TGTGTGAACCTGGATAAACTGGAGCCAGTCGCAAATGAAGAGCGCTTAGTTAACAAATCCATGGGTCTGCTTGACAACCAGAAGTTCTGGGCAGGCATTGTGTTTCCTGACATCGCCCACGGCAACAGCTCTGACTTGCCCTCTAACGTCAACTACAAAATCCGCATGGACATCGACAACGTTGAGAGGACCAACAAGATCAAGGACGG CTACTGGGACCCTGGCCCCAGAGCCGACCCCTTCGAGGACTTGCGTTACATATGGGGCGGATTCTCCTACCTGCAAGATGTGATTGAACAGGGAATCATCCGAGCTGTGACAGGCAGCAAGGAAAAGACTGGTGTTTACATTCAGCAGATGCCCTACCCCTGCTACGTGGATGACAT TTTCCTACGGGTGATGAGTCGATCGATGCCCTTGTTTATGACTTTGGCGTGGATGTACTCCGTGGCCATCATCATCAAGGGAGTGGTCTACGAGAAGGAAGCCCGGCTCAAGGAGACCATGAGGATCATGGGACTGAACAATGGCATTTTGTGGCTCAGCTGGTTCATCAGCAGTTTGATTCCATTGCTGATCAGCGCTGGCTTGTTGGTCATGTTGTTGAAG ACTGGAAACTTGCTGCCTTACAGTGACTCAGGGGTCGTCTTTCTTTTCCTGAGCTCCTTCGGCGTAGTAACCATCATGCAGTGCTTCCTTATTAGCACATTGTTCTCTCGCGCTAACTTGGCAGCGGCCTGTGGTGGAATCATCTATTTCACCCTCTACCTGCCCTACGTGCTGTGCGTTGCTTGGCAAGACTACATCGGATATGGAGCAAAACTTGTTGTG AGCCTGCTGTCTCCTGTAGCTTTTGGATTTGGCTGTGAGTACTTATCCCTGTTTGAGGAGCAAGGCGTGGGAATCCAGTGGTCCAACTTGCTGGCCAGCCCTCTGGAGGAGGATAGCTACAACCTGACCACCTCCATCTGCCTCATGCTCTTTGACGCTGTGCTCTATGGACTGATGACATGGTATATTGAGGCTGTGTTCCCTG GCCAGTATGGAATACCCAGACCTTGGTATTTCCCTTTCACAAAGACATACTGGTGTGGCGAAAAAGAGAACCAGAACCTCTCAACGCCTTTGTCCACGAAAGGCAACGCTGATG CTGTGTGCATAGAGGAGGAGCCAAGCCACATTGAGCCAGGTGTTTACATTGAGAACCTGGTGAAGGTCTATAGCCATGGAAACAAACTCGCAGTAGATGGACTATCCCTGAGATTCTACGAAGGACAGATCACCTCCTTCCTCGGCCACAATGGAGCTGGAAAGACCACAACAAT GTCGATCCTTACAGGGTTGTTTCCGCCCACCTCAGGAACGGCCTACATCCTGGGCAAAGACATTCGATCAGAACTTAGCACCATCAGGCAAAATCTGGGTGTTTGTCCCCAGCACAATGTTCTTTTCAGCAT GCTGACAGTGGAGGAGCACATCTGGTTCTACGGCCGCCTGAAAGGACTGCCTGTGGAGATGGTGAAGGCCGAGATGGAACAAATTGTTAACGATGTTGGATTGCCTCACAAACGACAGTCACGCACCAGCACACTTTCCG GAGGGATGCAGAGGAAGTTGTCCGTGGCCTTGGCTTTTGTTGGAGGCTCCAAGGTTGTGATCTTGGACGAACCCACTGCTGGCGTTGATCCTTATGCACGTAGGGGAATCTGGGACCTGCTTCTTAAATACAGACAAG GCCGCACCATTATCCTGTCTACCCATCACATGGACGAAGCAGACATCCTGGGTGACCGCATTGCCATTATCTCCCACGGCAAGCTGTGCTGTGTCGGCTCTTCGCTCTTCCTAAAGACCCAGCTGGGCACGGGCTACTACTTGACCCTGGTTAAGAGAGACTACGATTTGGCACTTCAGTCTTGCAGGAATTCTGCCAGCACCGTTTCCTATATCAAGAAAACCGAAAAG GAGGATAGCGTGTCTGAGAGCAGTTCAGATGCAGGCCTTGGCAGTGAACCAGAGAGTGAGACCACCACAATTG ACGTTTCCCTCATCTCCAACGTGATATTTAAGCATGTCTCAGAAGCTCGCCTGGTGGAAGACGTTGGACATGAGCTCACTTACATCTTGCCCTACCAGTCAGCCAAAGATGGAGCCTTTGTGGAGCTCTTCCATGAGCTTGATGACCGTCTCACTGACCTAGGAATATCAAGCTATGGCATATCTGACACCACCCTAGAGGAG ATTTTCTTAAAAGTTGCTGAAGACAGTGGAGTCGATGCTGTGGAACTTTCAG ACGGAGTAGTGCCAACGCGGACTCGTCGCCGTCATGCATTTGGAGACCATCAAAGCTGCCTGAAGCCCTTCACTGAGGATGACTTTGACTTCAACGATTCTGAAG AATCTCGTGAGACCGACTGGCTTAGTGGAATAGATGGTAAAGGCTCATACCAGGTCAAAGGATGGAGTCTAAAGCGACAGCAGTTTGTAGCGCTACTCTGGAAAAGATTCCTGTATGCTCGGCGTTCCAGGAAAGGCTTTTTCGCCCAG ATTGTCCTCCCAGCTGTATTTGTGTGTATTGCGCTGGTGTTCAGCCTAATTGTGCCTCCATTTGGAAAGTACCCAAGTCTGGCTCTGGATCCTGGAATGTATGGGGAGCAGTTTACTTTCATCAG TAATGACTTACCTGAGGACCCTCACACCAACAAACTTATTGGAGCTCTGACAGACAAACCAGGATATGGAACACGTTGCATGGAAGGACAACCCATTGC GGATACTCCGTGTGCAGCAATGGAGGATGAGTGGTCAGTTCCACAAGTACCTCAAAGTCTAAGGGACATTTTTGACAAAGGCAACTGGTCCATGGAGAATCCGTCTCCTCTGTGCGAGTGCAGCTGTGAGGGACGCAAAAGGATGCTGCCCGAATGTCCAAGCGGTGCAGGGGGTCTTCCACCGCCACAG ATTAGGTTAAGCGATAAAGACACTCTTCAAAATGTGACTGGTAGAAACGTGTCAGATTATCTGGTGAAGACTTACGCTCAGATCATTGGCAAAAG CCTGAAGAACAAGATTTGGGTCAATGAGTTCAG ATACGGTGGCTTTTCACTCGGCGCCAGAGGCTCCCAGCTTCAAGCCCACAGCGACCAGATCGATGATGCCATTGCTCTACTCCGCAGACGCTTCCATCTAGAAAGG GGGACAGCAGCAGATCGTTTCTTCCGTAGTCTCTCCAACTTTATTCAAGGATTGAACACCAACAATAATGTCAAG ATCTGGTTCAACAACAAGGGCTGGCACAGTATCGGCTCTTTCCTCAATGTGATGAACAATGGAATCCTTCGAGCAAGCCTGCCACCCGGCAAAGACCCTGCCAGGTTTGGCATCACTGCCTTTAATCATCCTCTCAACCTCACCAAGGAACAGCTGTCACAAGTGGCACT AATGACAACATCAGTGGATGTGCTGGTGTCCATCTGCGTGATCTTCGCCATGTCTTTTGTGCCGGCCAGCTTTGTTGTTTTCCTCATTCAGGAGAGGGTGAACAAGGCCAAACACATGCAGTTCATCAGCGGAGTGCAACCATTCCTCTACTGGCTGGCCAACTTTGTCTGGGACATG TGTAACTACATTGTCCCTGCCACACTGGTTATCATTATCTTCGTCTGCTTCCAACAAGATGCTTATGTCTCCTCCACCAACCTGCCTGTGCTGGCCTTGCTGCTGCTGCTCTATGG TTGGTCCATCACCCCTTTGATGTACCCAGCGTCCTTCTTCTTTAAGATCCCCAGCACAGCCTACGTGGTTCTGACCAGCGTCAACATACTGATCGGAATCAACGGCAGCGTGTCCACATTTGTACTGGAGCTGTTTGGAGGCAAT GAGATCGGTGGTATCAATGACATCCTGAAGAACGTCTTCCTCATCTTCCCTCACTTCTGTCTGGGGAGAGGCCTAATCGACATGGTAAAGAACCAAGCAATGGCTGATGCTTTGGAAAGATTTG GTGAAAACCGTTTCCGTTCTCCCTTGGCTTGGGACATGGTGGGAAAGAACCTGTTCGCAATGGCCATTGAAGGAGTGATCTTCTTTTGCATCACTGTCCTCATTCAGTATCACTTCTGCTTCAAGGCCAG ATCATCCTCCAGTCACCTGAAGCCTATTGGAGAAGAGGATGAAGATGTGGCCAGAGAACGACAGAGAATCCTCAGTGGAGGAGGACAGTCCGACATCTTGGAGCTTCGGCAGCTCACTAAGATTTACAAGCGGAAACAGAAGCCAGCTGTGGACCGACTCTGTGTTGGCATCCCCCCAGGCGAG TGCTTTGGTTTGCTGGGAGTCAATGGAGCTGGCAAAACCAGCACGTTTAAAATGCTGACAGGAGACTCGGTGGTCACAAGTGGAGAGGCCTATCTGGCAGGAAAGAG TGTAACAACAGAAATAGATGAGGTGCATCAGAACATGGGCTACTGTCCTCAGTTTGATGCCATCAATGACCTGCTGACGGGACGGGAGCACCTTGAGTTCTACGCCATTCTAAGAGGCGTGCCGGAGAAGGAAGTGTGTGAG GTGGCAGAGTGGGGCATCCGCAAGTTGGGGTTAATCAAGTATGTGGACAAGAAAGCAGGCAGCTACAGTGGAGGCAACATGAGGAAACTGTCTACCGCCATCGCTCTCATAGGAGGACCACCTGTTGTGTTCCTG GATGAACCGACAACAGGCATGGACCCTAAGGCACGGCGCGCCCTGTGGAACGCCATACTGAGCATCATCAAAGAGGGACGATCGGTCGTCCTGACCTCCCACAG CATGGAGGAGTGTGAAGCACTTTGCACCAGGATGGCCATCATGGTCAACGGCAGGTTCCGCTGCCTGGGGAGTGTGCAGCACCTTAAGAACAG GTTTGGGGATGGCTACACCATCATCCTCAGGGTGGCCGGACCGGATCCAGACCTCCGGCCGGTGAGAGAGTTTATCGAGCAAGAACTTCCAGGCAGTAACCTGAAGGAGAAACATCGCAACATGCTGCAGTACCAGCTTCCCTCATCCCTCACCTCCCTTGCACGAATCTTCTCCCTGCTGGCCACCAACAAGGAGGCACTTAGGATAGAGGACTACTCTGTCTCTCAGACCACTTTAGACCAA